A stretch of the Notamacropus eugenii isolate mMacEug1 chromosome 2, mMacEug1.pri_v2, whole genome shotgun sequence genome encodes the following:
- the LOC140528813 gene encoding L-lactate dehydrogenase B chain translates to MATLKEKLIVPVAEEEAAAPNNKITVVGVGQVGMACAISILAKSLADELALVDVLEDKLKGEMMDLQHGSLFLQTPKIVADKDYSVTAGSKIVVVTAGVRQQEGESRLNLVQRNVNVFKFIIPQIVKYSPDCIIIVVSNPVDILTYVTWKLSGLPKHRVIGSGCNLDSARFRYLMSEKLGIHPSSCHGWILGEHGDSSVAVWSGVNVAGVSLQDLNPEMGTDNDSENWKEVHKLVIESAYEVIKLKGYTNWAIGLSVADLIETMLKNLSKIHPVSTMVKGMYGIENEVFLSLPCILNARGLTSVINQKLKDDEVAQLKKSADTLWDIQKDLKDL, encoded by the coding sequence ATGGCTACTCTTAAAGAAAAACTGATTGTTCCAGTTGCAGAAGAGGAGGCAGCAGCCCCAAACAATAAGATTACTGTTGTGGGTGTTGGACAAGTTGGTATGGCCTGTGCTATCAGCATACTTGCAAAGAGTCTTGCTGATGAACTTGCCCTTGTTGATGTTTTGGAAGACAAACTCAAAGGAGAAATGATGGATCTACAGCATGGGAGCTTGTTTCTTCAAACTCCTAAAATTGTGGCTGATAAAGATTACTCTGTCACTGCTGGTTCCAAGATTGTTGTAGTCACTGCTGGAGTCCGCCAGCAAGAGGGAGAGAGTCGCCTCAATCTGGTACAAAGGAATGTGAATGTCTTCAAGTTTATTATCCCCCAGATTGTAAAGTATAGCCCAGACTGTATCATAATTGTGGTTTCCAACCCAGTGGATATCCTTACATATGTCACCTGGAAACTGAGTGGCCTGCCAAAGCACCGGGTGATTGGGAGTGGATGCAATCTGGATTCTGCTAGATTCCGCTATCTTATGTCTGAAAAACTTGGCATCCATCCAAGCAGCTGCCATGGCTGGATCCTTGGAGAGCATGGAGACTCAAGTGTGGCTGTATGGAGTGGAGTGAATGTGGCAGGTGTTTCCCTCCAAGACCTGAATCCAGAAATGGGAACTGACAATGACAGTGAAAACTGGAAGGAGGTTCATAAGCTGGTGATTGAAAGTGCCTACGAGGTGATCAAACTCAAAGGATACACTAACTGGGCTATTGGACTAAGTGTTGCTGATCTAATTGAGACCATGTTAAAAAATCTCTCCAAGATTCATCCTGTATCCACTATGGTGAAGGGGATGTATGGCATCGAGAATGAAGTCTTCCTTAGCCTTCCATGCATTCTGAATGCCCGAGGACTGACCAGCGTTATCAACCAGAAGCTGAAAGATGATGAGGTAGCTCAACTCAAGAAGAGTGCAGATACCTTGTGGGACATCCAAAAAGACCTGAAAGACCTGTAA